The window TGCTCAACGCGCCGAACTTGATCGTCGCCTCGCGGACCACGAAGCCAATCCTGACGACGTCGTTTCTTGGGAAGAAGTTCAGTCATCTATCACCGCCCGCTTGAATAGATGACCTTGCGGGTCGTCTTTCGCCG is drawn from Hyphomicrobiales bacterium and contains these coding sequences:
- a CDS encoding addiction module protein translates to MSVSLKSLGIDRLSVADRLILVEELWDSIAAATPLTDAQRAELDRRLADHEANPDDVVSWEEVQSSITARLNR